The Coregonus clupeaformis isolate EN_2021a chromosome 13, ASM2061545v1, whole genome shotgun sequence genome includes a region encoding these proteins:
- the bhlha9 gene encoding class A basic helix-loop-helix protein 9: MMICSSLTGSEEFSEEELELHILGQGEDDEGSDGNPRGPFQDSEGSDCSPPSDNPEEGQAKKRSRPVRSKARRVAANVRERKRILDYNQAFNALRVALNHDLSGKRLSKISTLQRAINRISALSVFLSSNPPSKPCSHRECHRLAGGPLAVGMVRTSRLDPPRVTVTPRQEPQSYVSWHQASLPHQIQPQQGTHPHRLPTETHLYMDSMGSSCPPSPHYPCYPAEGQLYPSHGHCGTGNPLEQPPSSIRYTQVGEGLGYQTGVWASCAQGYMDTFVEPSPALGLPWQVSYLQETAGPQHSLSLL; this comes from the coding sequence ATGATGATCTGCAGCAGCCTGACAGGGTCGGAGGAGTTCTCTGAGGAGGAGCTGGAGCTGCACATTCTGGGTCAGGGGGAGGATGATGAAGGGAGCGACGGCAACCCTAGGGGCCCCTTCCAGGACAGCGAGGGCTCGGACTGCAGCCCCCCCAGCGACAACCCCGAGGAGGGCCAGGCCAAGAAGCGCAGCCGCCCAGTCCGCTCCAAGGCCCGCCGTGTGGCTGCCAACGTCCGTGAGCGCAAACGCATCCTGGACTACAACCAGGCTTTCAACGCTCTACGTGTGGCACTCAACCACGACCTTAGCGGCAAGCGGCTCTCCAAGATTTCCACCCTGCAGAGGGCCATCAACCGCATCTCggccctgtctgtcttcctcagCTCCAACCCCCCCAGTAAGCCCTGCTCCCACCGGGAGTGCCACAGGCTGGCTGGGGGGCCATTGGCGGTGGGAATGGTGAGGACGTCACGGCTGGACCCGCCCAGGGTGACAGTCACTCCTCGCCAGGAGCCCCAAAGCTACGTCTCCTGGCACCAGGCATCACTCCCCCACCAGATACAGCCCCAGCAGGGCACCCACCCACACAGGCTGCCAACAGAGACACACCTCTACATGGACAGCATGGGCTCCTCGTGCCCCCCCTCACCACACTACCCATGCTACCCCGCCGAGGGCCAGTTGTACCCATCACACGGACACTGTGGGACAGGGAACCCCTTGGAGCAGCCGCCCAGCTCTATCAGGTACACCCAGGTGGGCGAGGGGCTGGGGTACCAAACGGGGGTGTGGGCCTCCTGCGCCCAGGGCTACATGGACACGTTTGTGGAGCCGTCTCCAGCCTTGGGCCTCCCCTGGCAGGTGAGCTACCTCCAGGAGACAGCAGGCCCCCAGCacagcctgtccctgctctga